The Odocoileus virginianus isolate 20LAN1187 ecotype Illinois chromosome 30, Ovbor_1.2, whole genome shotgun sequence genome window below encodes:
- the RPL11 gene encoding large ribosomal subunit protein uL5 codes for MAQDQGEKENPMRELRIRKLCLNICVGESGDRLTRAAKVLEQLTGQTPVFSKARYTVRSFGIRRNEKIAVHCTVRGAKAEEILEKGLKVREYELRKNNFSDTGNFGFGIQEHIDLGIKYDPSIGIYGLDFYVVLGRPGFSIADKKRRTGCIGAKHRISKEEAMRWFQQKYDGIILPGK; via the exons ATGGCG CAGGATCAAGGTGAGAAGGAGAACCCCATGCGGGAACTTCGCATCCGCAAGCTCTGCCTCAACATCTGCGTCGGGGAGAGCGGAGACAGGCTGACCCGGGCGGCCAAGGTGCTGGAGCAGCTCACGGGCCAGACCCCAGTGTTCTCCAAAG CTAGATACACTGTCAGATCCTTTGGCatcaggagaaatgaaaagattgCCGTCCACTGCACTGTCCGTGGGGCCAAGGCAGAAGAAATCCTGGAGAAAGGTCTAAAG GTGCGAGAGTACGAGTTGAGAAAAAATAACTTCTCAGATACTGGAAACTTTGGCTTTGGGATCCAAGAGCACATCGACCTGGGGATCAAGTATGACCCGAGCATCGGTATCTACGGCCTGGACTTCTACGTG GTGCTGGGTAGGCCAGGTTTCAGCATCGCAGACAAGAAGCGCAGGACAGGCTGCATTGGGGCCAAACACAGAATCAGCAAAGAGGAGGCCATGCGCTGGTTCCAGCAGAAG TATGATGGGATCATCCTTCCTGGCAAATAA